The genome window GATGACCTTGATGAGTGGCTGAACATCAAAACCGAAGGCGACCCGGTACAGGACATCTACTACGGTGTCATCATCGGTGATGAGTGGTTCCAAGCGATGCTTGACGGCGATGCAGAAAAGCGAGAGACATGGGCCAAAATCGTCGAAACGCGGATCAACATTGGTGTCCCCTACATCATCTTCCGCGACAACATGAACGAGGGGAAACCTCAGGTCTACAAGGACAAAGACTACGAGATTAACGCCTCAAACCTGTGTACCGAGATCGCGCTCCCTGCCACACCGGATGAGAGCTTCGTCTGCTGTCTCTCAAGCATGAACGCGCTCCACTTTGATGAGTGGAAAGAGACTGATGCGGTCGGCACACTGACCCGTTTCCTCGACGCTGTAATGGAGGAGTTCATCCAGAAGGCAGCCGACGTACAATTCATGGAGCGTCCTGTCCGGTTTGCCAAACGCCACCGAGCTATTGGGATCGGTGTCCTCGGCTGGCACAGCTACCTTCAAAAGAACATGATTCCGTTCGACAGCATGGAGGCAATGCAAAAGAACGAGCAAGTGTTCCAAACCATCAAGGAGCATAGCTACGAGGCGAGTGCAGAGCTTGCTAAAGAGCTTGGTGAGCCGGAAGTTCTTGAGGGGTACGGGCGACGGAATGCCACGACGATGGCCGTCGCACCAACGAAATCCAGCAGTGTGATTCTTGGACAAGTCAGTCCGAGCGTTGAACCACTGAAGTCGAACTACTTCGTTCGAGATGGTGCCAAGTTGAAGGCGACGCAGAAAAACCGGTTCCTCGAAGCGCTGTTAGCCGAACGTGGAAAGGATACTCGAGACGTCTGGGATAGTATCGCGGCCAAGGACGGCAGCGTTCAGCATCTCGAGTTCCTCACCGATGAGGAAAAGGAGGTGTTCAAGACGTTCTCGGAAATCCCACAAATGGCCATCATAAATCAGGCTGCACAGCGACAGAAACACATCGACCAAGCACAGAGCATCAATGTCTCTATTGACCCTAGTGAAGTGAGTGTCAAGCAGATTAATGAGCTCTACATCGGTGCGTGGAAGAAAGGAATCAAAAGCCTGTATTACCAACACAGTGTCAATGCGGCACAGAAATTCAGTCAGGACATCCTCGAATGCAAGGCCTGTGAGAGCTAATCTCCCATCAGTCGGTGTGATCATGTGGCCACGTCTGAAAACCGTTTAGTCACC of Natrarchaeobaculum sulfurireducens contains these proteins:
- a CDS encoding ribonucleoside-diphosphate reductase subunit alpha, translated to MSQQAYKLVTEQQEKPFYWLNENSREFLREGYLLEGVEPEERIRQIAERAEEILDEGGFADKFYEYMSRGYYSLASPVWANFGLDRGLPISCFGSYMQDSMESVLFTQAEVGEMTKLGGGTSGYFGELRPRGSPITNNGKSNGSYSFTQLFDTIINVVSQGETRRGQFAGYIDVEHDDLDEWLNIKTEGDPVQDIYYGVIIGDEWFQAMLDGDAEKRETWAKIVETRINIGVPYIIFRDNMNEGKPQVYKDKDYEINASNLCTEIALPATPDESFVCCLSSMNALHFDEWKETDAVGTLTRFLDAVMEEFIQKAADVQFMERPVRFAKRHRAIGIGVLGWHSYLQKNMIPFDSMEAMQKNEQVFQTIKEHSYEASAELAKELGEPEVLEGYGRRNATTMAVAPTKSSSVILGQVSPSVEPLKSNYFVRDGAKLKATQKNRFLEALLAERGKDTRDVWDSIAAKDGSVQHLEFLTDEEKEVFKTFSEIPQMAIINQAAQRQKHIDQAQSINVSIDPSEVSVKQINELYIGAWKKGIKSLYYQHSVNAAQKFSQDILECKACES